In Gossypium hirsutum isolate 1008001.06 chromosome D06, Gossypium_hirsutum_v2.1, whole genome shotgun sequence, one genomic interval encodes:
- the LOC107941595 gene encoding polyphenol oxidase, chloroplastic produces the protein SLTTDDKPIKLSAREQVQPRPRPEGVLPLKKKKPFNFNSKRVVSCKASNGKQNDADHTSFLNRFDRRDILLGLGGSLYGATSLVRDPFALAVVPIEPDLSSCGESTVDAGTTCMNVPCCPPKLKDSKIIDFEPPLGCKIRYRPAAHLVDRDYLYKFESAMERMKALPVDDPRNFMQQANIHCAYCNGAYSQVGFPDQKLEVHYSWLFFPFHRMFAMPFWNWDSPCGMTMPQIYLDPYSPLYDENRNLEHQPDVLVNLNDGKSFVKPKKKDDFYELTKREQINSNLYVMYQQMVRSAKTASCFHGAAYLGGCVSETDIGCTPEPRGGTIENGAHIAVHKFVGAKNPPYNEDMGNFYSAGRDPLFYAHHGNVDRMWNIWKTLPGKKRHDFNENVWLNSSFLFYDENANMVRVKVRDCLDSKTLGYDYQSVDIPWLRSKPTPRRSRPGVGRGQDRGQDVAARRKSKNRRGFPIVLDKVAVRIEIPRPKKSKKKDDEEVLVLQNIQLDRNDSVQFDVSINDDEDDDNPCKPEDAEFVGSFSNLPHGDNCHSETMLSTNLYLPLSEALEDLKINPFEDSIVVTLVPKEGEVSIGNIKIDYVC, from the coding sequence AGCTTGACTACGGATGATAAGCCAATTAAGTTATCGGCGAGGGAACAAGTGCAGCCAAGGCCAAGACCTGAAGGAGTACTACCACTAAAGAAGAAAAAGCCTTTCAACTTTAACTCCAAAAGAGTAGTGTCATGCAAAGCCAGCAATGGGAAACAAAACGATGCAGATCACACTTCTTTTCTCAATAGGTTCGATAGAAGGGACATCCTCCTTGGCCTTGGAGGAAGTCTCTACGGTGCAACCAGCCTTGTTAGAGACCCATTTGCATTGGCAGTCGTCCCAATCGAGCCTGACCTGTCCAGCTGTGGGGAATCAACCGTAGATGCCGGTACAACCTGCATGAATGTCCCTTGCTGCCCACCAAAGTTAAAAGATTCAAAGATCATAGACTTCGAACCACCTTTAGGTTGCAAGATCCGTTATCGGCCGGCAGCACATTTAGTTGATCGTGATTACCTGTATAAATTTGAATCGGCAATGGAGAGAATGAAAGCTCTCCCTGTGGATGATCCACGTAATTTCATGCAACAAGCCAATATTCATTGTGCCTATTGCAATGGGGCTTATAGTCAAGTGGGGTTCCCCGATCAAAAACTTGAAGTTCACTACTCGTGGCTTTTTTTCCCATTCCATAGGATGTTCGCAATGCCATTTTGGAACTGGGATTCTCCCTGTGGGATGACTATGCCTCAGATATATTTAGACCCTTACTCTCCATTGTACGATGAAAACCGCAATTTGGAGCATCAGCCGGACGTTTTGGTTAATCTTAATGACGGTAAATCTTttgtaaaaccaaaaaaaaaggaTGATTTTTATGAATTAACAAAGAGGGAACAAATAAATAGTAATCTCTATGTGATGTATCAGCAAATGGTACGGTCCGCCAAGACCGCTTCTTGTTTCCATGGAGCGGCGTACCTTGGCGGTTGTGTATCCGAAACCGATATCGGTTGTACTCCCGAACCGAGAGGTGGTACCATTGAGAACGGTGCTCACATCGCCGTTCACAAGTTCGTTGGTGCCAAGAATCCACCTTATAACGAAGACATGGGGAATTTCTATTCTGCTGGTAGAGACCCTTTGTTCTACGCTCATCATGGCAATGTTGATCGAATGTGGAACATTTGGAAGACATTGCCAGGGAAGAAGCGACATGATTTCAACGAAAATGTTTGGCTCAATTCTTCGTTTCTTTTCTACGATGAGAATGCAAATATGGTTCGTGTTAAAGTTCGCGATTGCCTTGACTCTAAAACTTTGGGGTACGATTACCAAAGTGTTGATATTCCATGGCTTAGAAGCAAGCCAACACCTCGAAGGAGTCGTCCTGGTGTGGGGCGGGGTCAGGATCGGGGTCAGGATGTAGCAGCCAGACGAAAGAGTAAAAACCGCAGGGGTTTTCCTATAGTTTTAGACAAGGTGGCCGTGCGCATTGAGATTCCAAggccaaagaaatcaaagaaaaaagatGATGAAGAAGTATTGGTTCTTCAAAACATACAGCTCGACAGAAATGACTCAGTGCAATTCGATGTCTCCATTAATGACGACGAAGACGACGACAACCCTTGCAAACCGGAAGATGCGGAGTTCGTGGGGAGCTTTTCGAATTTACCGCACGGAGATAATTGCCACTCCGAGACGATGCTTAGTACAAATCTGTATTTGCCATTATCAGAAGCGCTGGAGGATTTGAAGATTAATCCATTTGAAGATAGCATTGTGGTGACTTTGGTGCCTAAAGAAGGGGAAGTTTCGATTGGTAACATTAAGATCGACTACGTTTGTTGA